One window of Dehalobacterium formicoaceticum genomic DNA carries:
- a CDS encoding DUF4368 domain-containing protein, translating into MYVYKAERINGRRVQRIKIVYNCIGEFDPSVSTSTTEQEKYRHSR; encoded by the coding sequence ATCTATGTTTATAAGGCAGAGCGCATTAACGGCAGACGAGTACAGCGTATCAAAATAGTTTATAACTGTATTGGCGAATTTGACCCATCGGTTTCTACATCCACCACTGAACAAGAAAAATATCGGCATAGCCGGTAA
- a CDS encoding radical SAM protein yields MHYNSPIVRPQTDANDLFIELTVGCTHNSCTFCNFYDGYPFRVADWKQIEEDLQEAAAVYPHTTKVWATGGNPFALSVDKLKRFADLTKEYLPEARIGTYARVNDLYHKSAEEIHILHEAGYDNIVLGIESADDDVLSHVKKGYTAEDILRECKKLEEAGMPYRIIYLGGLAGAGNGEESARRTAAVLNQLHPYYMFLTTVAILPGTKLHQEMLDGTFKEETELERLKEFRRLIQDMKNPIGVFSATSTDVLAFTAHFPEDKDKVLKKFDKAISTFSAEDEAYFNARRHAMRSV; encoded by the coding sequence ATGCATTACAATAGTCCCATCGTCCGTCCTCAGACGGACGCAAACGACCTGTTTATTGAACTCACTGTAGGCTGCACACACAACAGTTGCACGTTCTGTAATTTCTATGACGGGTATCCGTTTCGGGTAGCTGACTGGAAGCAGATTGAAGAAGATTTGCAGGAGGCGGCAGCGGTTTATCCCCATACGACGAAGGTATGGGCGACGGGCGGTAATCCGTTTGCGCTTTCTGTGGATAAGTTGAAACGGTTTGCTGATCTGACAAAAGAATACCTGCCGGAAGCAAGGATTGGAACCTATGCACGGGTGAATGACCTGTATCATAAAAGCGCGGAGGAAATCCATATTCTCCACGAGGCAGGATACGATAATATCGTTCTTGGAATTGAAAGTGCGGATGACGACGTTCTTTCCCATGTGAAGAAGGGATACACAGCAGAGGACATTCTGAGGGAGTGTAAGAAGTTGGAAGAAGCTGGGATGCCCTACCGCATCATCTATCTCGGAGGACTTGCAGGTGCCGGAAACGGCGAAGAGAGTGCAAGAAGGACGGCGGCGGTTCTGAATCAGCTGCATCCGTATTACATGTTCCTGACAACAGTTGCAATTCTTCCGGGTACAAAGCTCCATCAGGAAATGCTGGACGGTACTTTCAAAGAAGAGACCGAGTTGGAGCGGTTAAAGGAATTTCGCAGGCTGATTCAGGATATGAAGAACCCAATTGGGGTGTTTTCTGCTACCTCTACGGATGTACTCGCATTTACGGCACATTTCCCGGAGGATAAAGATAAAGTGCTGAAAAAGTTCGATAAGGCAATTTCTACATTTAGCGCGGAAGACGAAGCGTATTTCAATGCAAGAAGACATGCAATGAGGTCAGTCTAA